One part of the Methylobacterium terrae genome encodes these proteins:
- the mntR gene encoding manganese-binding transcriptional regulator MntR: MQDPEHPSEPAALVDAEAHSAGFRQVREARRLELVEDYVELIADLIGDGGEARQVDIAARLGVAQPTVAKMLKRLAEDGLVQQRPYRGVFLTEAGRALAAEARERHRVVESFLLALGVSPDVARCDAEGIEHHVSRETLEAFRRFTAARTDA, translated from the coding sequence ATGCAGGATCCCGAGCACCCGTCCGAGCCCGCCGCCCTGGTCGATGCCGAGGCGCATTCCGCCGGCTTCCGGCAGGTGCGCGAGGCGCGCCGGCTCGAGCTGGTGGAGGACTACGTCGAGCTGATCGCCGACCTGATCGGCGACGGCGGCGAGGCGCGGCAGGTCGACATCGCGGCCCGCCTCGGCGTCGCGCAGCCGACGGTGGCCAAGATGCTCAAGCGCCTGGCCGAGGACGGGCTGGTGCAGCAGCGGCCCTATCGCGGCGTGTTCCTGACCGAGGCCGGCCGGGCGCTGGCCGCGGAGGCGCGCGAGCGCCACCGCGTCGTCGAATCGTTCCTGCTCGCGCTCGGCGTCAGCCCGGACGTGGCGCGCTGCGACGCGGAAGGCATCGAGCACCACGTCAGCCGCGAGACCCTCGAGGCGTTCCGCCGCTTCACCGCCGCCCGGACCGACGCCTGA
- the sdhC gene encoding succinate dehydrogenase, cytochrome b556 subunit, giving the protein MADTARPTNPAGRPVVRPLSPHLQIYRWTWTMAMSVAHRITGVALYGGTALLALWLVALAAGPGAYGPVAWFFGSILGRLILFVYTWILLHHMLGGIRHLVWDFGHGMEPGTRIAMARFTLIGSVALTVVIWLVALVAR; this is encoded by the coding sequence ATGGCGGACACCGCAAGGCCCACGAACCCCGCCGGCAGACCGGTCGTCCGACCGCTCTCGCCCCACCTCCAGATCTACCGCTGGACCTGGACCATGGCGATGTCGGTGGCGCACCGCATCACCGGCGTGGCGCTCTACGGCGGCACGGCTCTGCTGGCGCTCTGGCTCGTGGCGCTCGCCGCCGGCCCCGGCGCCTACGGCCCGGTGGCGTGGTTCTTCGGCTCGATCCTCGGGCGGCTGATCCTGTTCGTCTACACCTGGATCCTGCTGCACCACATGCTCGGCGGCATCCGCCACCTGGTCTGGGATTTCGGCCACGGCATGGAGCCCGGCACCCGCATCGCGATGGCCCGCTTCACCCTGATCGGCTCGGTCGCCCTGACCGTGGTGATCTGGCTCGTCGCCCTGGTGGCCCGCTGA
- a CDS encoding TMEM43 family protein yields the protein MDHGPGALDGETRPPAAEPGEDDHAVAAPQSLAERLSDSVGSMIVGLVLVPLACLGLLWNEGRAVRVARSLAEAGAVVRTVPTDRRDPALDGALVHLAGPATTVAGAIDDELGPRSRGLALARKVEMYQWRESEQGSGAERKFVYRREWSEQPVHSTGFRVAGHDNPAFPVRSRSFGAADARVEAVPVGAEASRLLPAQGALPADEIGAAALRQSLGRPVRASGGAYHVGAGPEAPRVGDLRVTYLLAPEGPASFLGRQGADGLTPYRAANGEGVLLAATGLHPAETLVARGEADNRRTTWLLRGLGLVFLFLGFAGLFAPVNVLARSLPVLGSIVSGAVTVVALAATALVGPVVIGAAWIAYRPLLASGLVAGAVLVSVLLYGLGRRRSAGPARPVPA from the coding sequence ATGGATCACGGGCCCGGCGCCCTCGACGGGGAGACGCGCCCTCCGGCAGCGGAGCCCGGCGAGGACGATCACGCGGTCGCCGCCCCCCAGAGCCTGGCGGAGCGGCTGTCCGACAGCGTCGGATCGATGATCGTCGGGCTCGTCCTGGTGCCGCTCGCCTGCCTGGGCCTGCTCTGGAACGAGGGCCGCGCCGTGCGCGTCGCCCGCTCCCTGGCGGAGGCCGGCGCGGTGGTGCGCACCGTCCCGACCGATCGCCGCGACCCCGCCCTCGACGGGGCGCTGGTCCACCTCGCCGGCCCGGCCACCACCGTGGCCGGCGCCATCGACGACGAGCTCGGCCCGCGCTCGCGCGGGCTCGCCCTCGCGCGCAAGGTCGAGATGTACCAGTGGCGCGAGAGCGAGCAGGGCTCCGGAGCGGAGCGCAAGTTCGTCTACCGGCGCGAATGGTCGGAGCAGCCGGTCCACTCCACCGGCTTCCGCGTCGCCGGCCACGACAACCCGGCCTTCCCGGTGCGCTCGCGCAGCTTCGGCGCCGCCGACGCGCGGGTCGAGGCGGTGCCGGTCGGGGCCGAGGCATCCCGGCTGCTGCCGGCGCAGGGCGCGCTGCCGGCCGACGAGATCGGGGCCGCCGCCCTGCGGCAATCCCTCGGGCGCCCGGTGCGGGCGAGCGGCGGGGCCTACCACGTCGGAGCCGGCCCCGAGGCGCCGCGGGTCGGCGACCTGCGCGTCACCTACCTGCTGGCCCCCGAGGGACCGGCCTCGTTCCTCGGCCGCCAGGGAGCCGACGGCCTGACCCCGTACCGGGCCGCGAACGGCGAGGGCGTGCTGCTCGCGGCCACCGGCCTGCACCCGGCCGAAACCCTGGTCGCACGGGGCGAGGCGGACAATCGCCGCACGACGTGGCTCCTGCGCGGGCTCGGCCTCGTCTTCCTGTTCCTCGGCTTCGCCGGGCTGTTCGCGCCGGTCAACGTGCTGGCGCGCAGCCTGCCGGTGCTCGGCTCGATCGTCTCCGGCGCGGTCACGGTCGTGGCGCTCGCGGCGACGGCCCTGGTCGGCCCGGTGGTGATCGGCGCGGCCTGGATCGCCTATCGGCCGCTCCTCGCCAGCGGCCTCGTCGCGGGGGCGGTCCTCGTCTCCGTGCTGCTCTACGGGCTGGGGCGGCGCAGGTCCGCCGGTCCCGCCCGACCCGTCCCGGCCTGA
- the sdhD gene encoding succinate dehydrogenase, hydrophobic membrane anchor protein, translating into MVDNRPDIRPSIRTPRARISGLGPAHHGTREWWMHRVTAVSNVPLVLAFVVIVALMAGRPYPEAVALVSHPLVAILLILGVLSVTNHMRMGLQIVIEDYVHDKGLRIAAVIANNFYCVVVAVACLYAIVRVSLRAFA; encoded by the coding sequence ATGGTCGACAACCGCCCCGACATCCGCCCCTCGATCCGCACGCCCCGCGCCCGCATCAGCGGCCTCGGGCCCGCGCATCACGGCACCCGCGAGTGGTGGATGCACCGCGTCACCGCGGTCTCGAACGTGCCCCTCGTCCTCGCCTTCGTGGTGATCGTCGCCCTGATGGCCGGCCGGCCCTACCCGGAGGCGGTCGCCCTGGTGTCGCACCCGCTGGTGGCGATCCTGCTGATCCTTGGCGTCCTCTCGGTCACCAACCACATGCGGATGGGTCTGCAGATCGTCATCGAGGACTACGTCCACGACAAGGGCCTGCGCATCGCCGCGGTCATCGCCAACAACTTCTACTGCGTCGTCGTCGCGGTCGCCTGCCTCTACGCCATCGTGCGCGTGAGCCTGCGGGCCTTCGCGTAA
- a CDS encoding LysR substrate-binding domain-containing protein, with product MHFDLVDLSLFRHVVEAGSITHGANRANLALAAASHRIRSMEASLGAALLTRARLGVTPTPAGRTLLAHARQILSGVERLQGDLAAFAGGAAGQIRVLSNTNALTEFLPEVLSAYLAEHPGVSVDIEERLSDEIVGLVAEGAADLGLVAGTVETGSLETYPFRRDRFVLVVARDHPLAARDSVTFTEVLGHDLVGLDRASALTRFLAGKAGRSGQPLRLRVQLRGFDAVCRLVECRVGLGIVPETTARRAARTMAVAIVALEDPWAVRDLTICLRDLAALPPFAQDFVAHLRAPEE from the coding sequence ATGCATTTCGACCTCGTCGACCTCAGCCTGTTCCGCCACGTCGTCGAGGCGGGCTCGATCACCCACGGGGCGAACCGCGCGAACCTGGCGCTCGCCGCGGCGAGCCACCGCATCCGCAGCATGGAGGCCTCGCTCGGCGCCGCCCTCCTCACCCGGGCCCGCCTCGGCGTCACCCCGACGCCGGCCGGGCGCACGCTGCTCGCCCATGCCCGCCAGATCCTCTCGGGCGTCGAGCGCCTGCAGGGGGATCTGGCCGCCTTCGCGGGCGGGGCGGCGGGGCAGATCCGCGTCCTGTCGAACACCAACGCGCTGACCGAGTTCCTGCCCGAGGTGCTCTCGGCCTACCTCGCCGAGCATCCGGGGGTGAGCGTCGACATCGAGGAGCGGCTCTCCGACGAGATCGTCGGCCTCGTCGCCGAGGGCGCGGCGGATCTCGGCCTCGTCGCCGGCACGGTCGAGACCGGTAGCCTCGAGACCTATCCGTTCCGCCGCGACCGGTTCGTCCTGGTGGTGGCGAGGGACCATCCGCTGGCCGCCCGGGACTCGGTGACCTTCACCGAGGTGCTCGGCCACGACCTCGTCGGGCTCGACCGGGCGAGCGCGCTGACCCGGTTCCTCGCGGGGAAGGCCGGGCGCAGCGGCCAGCCCCTGCGCCTGCGGGTGCAGCTGCGCGGCTTCGACGCGGTCTGCCGCCTGGTCGAGTGCCGGGTCGGCCTGGGCATCGTGCCGGAGACGACTGCGCGCCGGGCCGCCCGCACCATGGCGGTCGCCATCGTGGCGCTGGAGGACCCGTGGGCGGTGCGCGACCTCACGATCTGCCTGCGCGATCTCGCCGCCCTGCCCCCCTTCGCCCAGGATTTCGTCGCCCACCTGCGGGCGCCGGAGGAATGA